The genomic interval TCAGTGTATCCGCGAACCAGAGCCTCGATGGCAGCTGTGTCTTCTGGGGAAGCGGTCTCGCCGTTTTCAACTGGCGCAGCTTCAGCGAAGGTAATTGGGTTCTCAGACAGCTCTTGAGACAGTACATCAAGCTGTGCTTGCTGCTCTTCGTTGATGGTTGTTGCTTCGGAAGATTCAGATTCGGACGAGGTGGTTTCTGCTGCTTCCGCCGAGGTCGCTGCGCTGGATGAGGAAGAATTTGTCGTCGTCGCTGCGCTGGATGAGGCTGCTTCAGTATCAGATGAATCACTGCCACATGCGGTCAAGAGAAGTGGGGTGACCATGAGTGCTGCGAAAGCAACCTTCTTTGAGGAAAGGCTAATAGACAAAGTTCTGCTCCTGATAAATCATCGACATGCTCCGGAAAACTTAAAAATTCCCGGACGGTTCACGCAGATTACCCTAGCAAAGCAATCTAGCTGACGACCCAATATAGTCCTGTCATTATGCTGGCAATTGTGCAGCTATCAAAAGAATCTATTATTGGCGCAGCCGTTTCGATCTTGAGCGAATTCGGTTTGTCGGATATGACCATGCGCCGCGTCGCAAAGCAGTTAAATGTCGCGCCGGGCGCGCTGTATTGGCATTTTAAAAATAAGCAGGAGCTTATCGACGCCACCTCGCGCTATCTCCTCGCGCCTGTCTTGGGGCGCAACGACGAGCAGCGAGCAAGCATTTCCGCGCAGGAAACCTGCGCGGAAATGCGTTCGCTGATGATGCAAACCAAAGATGGTGCGGAAGTCATCAGTGCCGCACTGAGTAATCAGCAATTGCGCCAAGAATTGGAATCACTCATTTCTGACTCTTTAAAGGAACCTAATGAGGTTGGCGCTTTTACGCTGCTACATTTTGTGGTGGGTGCAGTATTAACAGAACAAACTCAGCTGCAGATGCACGAGTTCACGGCTGGCGCGGGAGATGACACGCAAGAAAACCCTGCCGATGCAAACTTTGAGGAGAGATTCAATCAAGGAATAGAAATCATTCTGGTGGGTCTAGACGCGCTTGGGCATATAAGATGACGTTCCATGACATCAACGATTGAGCACTCGTACCAAGTTTGGCCTGGACATGCTTATCCTCTGGGTTCAACCTATGACGGTGCTGGAACGAACTTCGCACTCTTCTCCGACGTTGCAGAGCGTGTTGAGCTGTGTCTATTAGATGCAGATAACAACGAGACTCGAATTCCACTCGAAGAGCGCGATGCCCACATTTGGCATTGCTACCTTCCTGGCGTTCAACCTGGACAGCGCTACGGATTCCGAGTTCATGGCCCGTGGAACCCAGATGAGGGTAAGCGGTGCGACGCGAACAAACTTCTAGTTGATCCCTATGCTCGTGCTTTCGATGGAGATTTTGATGGACATCCGTCACTATTTTCTTACGACATCACCAATCCAAATGACCCCAACGGTCGCAATACCGAAGACAGCATTGATCACACAATGAAGTCTGTCGTGGTGAACCCATTCTTCGACTGGGGCAACGATCGTGCACCGCGTATTCCTTACAACGAAACAGTCATTTACGAAGCCCACGTCAAGGGCATGACGATGACCCACCCGGATGTTCCTGAAGAACTCCGTGGCACCTACGCGGGCCTTGCCCACCCAACCATCATTCAATACTTGAGTGATCTGGGAGTGACTGCCATTGAATTGATGCCGGTCCACCAGTTCCTGCAGGATGATCGTCTCCGCGACCTAGGAATGCGCAACTACTGGGGCTACAACTCTTTCGGCTTCTTTGCGCCCTACAACGATTACGCTGCCAACAAGAACCCCGGTGGCGCCGTGGCCGAGTTCAAAGGCTTGGTGCGCAGCTACCACGAAGCGGGCCTCGAAGTAATTTTGGATGTGGTCTACAACCACACCGCCGAGGGCAACCACATGGGCCCCACCATCGCGTTCCGAGGCATTGACAACGAGGCGTACTACCGACTGGTTGAGGGCGATCGCCGTCATTACATGGACTACACCGGTACTGGTAACTCCCTCAATGTCCGCGACCCGCACTCACTGCAGCTGATTATGGATTCGCTGCGCTACTGGGTCACCGAGATGCATGTCGACGGCTTCCGCTTCGACCTTGCCTCTACCCTTGCTCGTGAATTTGATGATGTTGACCGCCTGGCAACCTTCTTCGACCTGGTCCAACAAGACCCGGTGGTCTCCCAGGTCAAGCTCATTGCTGAGCCGTGGGATGTTGGCGAAGGCGGATACCAAGTGGGTAACTTCCCACCACTGTGGACTGAGTGGAACGGTAAATACCGCGACACTGTCCGTGATTTCTGGCGTGGTGAGCCAGCAACCTTGGGTGAATTCGCTTCCCGACTAACTGGTTCCTCTGATTTGTATGCAAACAACGGCCGTCGCCCCACTGCATCGATCAACTTTGTGACTGCTCACGACGGCTTCACCCTCAATGACTTGGTCAGTTACAACGAGAAGCACAACATGGCCAACGGTGAAGACGGTCGGGACGGTGAATCACACAACCGTTCCTGGAACTGTGGCGTCGAAGGACCAACTGACGATCCTGAGATTATGCAGCTGCGTGCTCAGCAACGACGCAACTTCCTCACCACCTTGTTGCTGTCCCAGGGCACCCCTATGTTGTCCCACGGTGATGAAATGGCCCGTACCCAAAACGGCAACAACAACGTCTACTGCCAAGACAATGAACTGGCGTGGGTGAATTGGGATCAGGCTGAAGAAAACGCTGACTTGGTGAGCTTCACCAGGCGTTTGCTGCGTATCCGAGCAAACCACCCAGTATTTAGGCGCAGGCAGTTCCTTGCCGGTGGCCCTTTGGGCGCCGATGTTCGTGACCGCGATATCGCATGGCTGGTACCAAATGGAACCTTGATGACTCAAGATGACTGGGACTTCGCTTTCGGTAAATCACTGCAGGTGTTCTTCAACGGCGATGCCATCGAAGAGCCTGATTATCGAGGACAGAAAATCCACGATGACTCCTTCATCTTGATGTTCAACGCTCACTTCGAACCTATCGATTTCAATCTCCCTCCTGAGCATTTCGGTATGAAGTGGAAGCTTTTGGTCGATACCACCGAAGCGGTGGGCCACCCGCTGGAGGATCTCACCATCGAAGCTGGCGGAACCATCACTGTTCCTGCCCGTTCCACGATGCTGCTGCGCCAGGTGGAGGCTCCGGACTACACCAAGCTTGAGGAAAAGATCGCTGCTGAAAAGCGTGAGCAAGAACTTGCGGCAGAGAAGGAAGCTGCTGAGAAGCGCGAATTGGAACTGGCGGCAGCAAAGGAAGCTGAAGATGCTGCTGAGGCTCTCCACCTTGCGGCAGAACGTGCTTCGACTCAGGAAGCTGAATTGGCCCATCAACACGGTGCTGATGCGATTGCCGATGAGGTAGCGGAAGAACCACAAGAGCTGCCACAAGATGAAGTAGCGGCAGAGGTCGAGACTGAGCCCGACACCGAGCCTGACACTGAATCTGACTCCGAGCAGGCTGAGGTAGCTTCAGAGGAGCCTGAAGCGGACGAAGAAGAGAAGTAGTACACCGAAAGTGGCGTCGCAGGGATGTTCCTGCGGCACCATTTTTGCTGAGGTGGAACTCACGGATTAAACACGGATTTTTCTAAGGTTAATCAAGTAAGGTTTACCTTATGACTACGAAACCTATCATCCCAGAATCAACCCACTCCGCAGAACGTGCTGGTGGACATTGGATCCTTGCCAGGCTTGGAAAGAAAGTGCTGCGCCCTGGAGGTCGTGAAACAACGCAGTTCCTGCTGGAGAACCTTTCTTTGACCGGTGCTACCGTGGTGGAATTTGCTCCAGGACTTGGCGTGACTGCACGTGACATCCTTGGCAAGGGTCCGGCTCGCTACATCGGAGTGGATAGCGACGCGGATGCATGCGCGAATGTACGTGCGATCTTACCTGCGGGTCCTCACGAGGTGCGCAATACAAATGCCACCGATACTGGCCTTGAAAGCGACTCGTTTGATGTTGTCATCGGCGAAGCGATGTTGACCATGCAGACCGATAAGCACAAGTTGGAGCTGATGCGCGAGGCAGCTCGAATTCTGAAACCAGGCGGGCTGTACGGCATTCACGAGCTGTCGCTGGTGCCTGACAATGTCTCCACTGCGGTGAAAGAGGATATTGCTAAGGCGCTGGCTCGTTCCATCAAAGTCAATGCCCGCCCCATCACGGTGCCGGAATGGGCTGCGTTGGCGCGTGAGGCAGGGTTCGATGTGATTAATATTCGCCAAGCCGACATGGCCCTTCTATCCCTCAAGCGGAACCTGAAGGATGAAGGGCTAAAAGGTGTCTTCACGATTGTGAGGAACGTGATTAGCCAACCGGATCTGCGCAAGCGAGTGCTCGGAATGCGAAAGACTTTCACCGAGCATAAAGATCACTTAGGTGCGGTTGGCATCATTTTGCAGAAGAGAGCCCAATAGGGATCTGAAATGGAGGGGTGCGTCGATAAGCAATTTAGACCGTGAACGCTGACTTCAACGCCTGCAGCGCGTCGCTGGAGTCGCCCGATGCCCACGCCTCCATGCCGATGACGCCGTCGTAGCCCATCGCGGCGAGAGCTTTCGCGACGCCCTGGTAGTTGATCTCGCCGGTGCCGGGTTCCATGCGGCCGGGGACATCGGCAACCTGGATTTCGCCGATGAATGGCTGCGCCTCACGGAGCAGCTCAATGAGGTTTCCTTCGCCAATCTGGGCGTGGTACAAATCCAGGTTGAGGCGCAGATTCGGGTGATTGACAGCCTTGACCAGCGCCAAAGTGTCAGTGGCCTTGGCAAAAGGAGTGCCGGGGTGATCGACTGCGAGGTTGAGGTTTTCCAGCACGAAAACCTTGCCTGCGCGCTCCCCCAGCTCAGCGATCTGGCGGAGCGTTTCAGCAGCGTAGAGCCACATTTCTGGGGTAACCACTTCAATGGGAGTAACAGGTAGTCCCTGCGGTCCAAGGCCAGTTCCATGCAGATTCAGCCGGGGGCAGTTGAGCTTTTCCGCCACCGCCAAGGACTCCGAAGCGGTTGCCAAGAGCTCCGCGCGGCCCTGTTCAGTAATCAGATCCCCGCGCAGGTAGCCCGTCATGGAGGAAAATTCCGCGCCTGTTGCCACGAGCGCATCGATGTCTTTTGTGGACCAGTCCCAAATTTCCACGAGGAATCCCTGATCAGAGATCGTCTTGACCCTCTCCTCGAAAGGCAGGTCCTGGTAGATCATCTCTGCGCATGCTGCGAGTTTAAAAGTCATGGTTAAACCTCGATGCTTTCAGCAAGGTTGATGGTTGCGCCGGTTTCTACGCTTCGGATGGCGCCGAGTGCGATGAGTAGTGCGGTGCGTGCAGCTTCGCCTGGAACCTTGGAAGGGGTGTTGGTACGGATGGAGTCGACGAAAGCTTGGAATTCAGCTCGGTAAGCATCGGAGAGCAGATCGGTATCCGCGCGTGAGGTGGCAGCCGCGATGCCCTCAGCGCCGTAGAAAGTCATGTTGGTTGCGCGCGCGTCGCCTGCGGTCATCATGCCCTTGGATCCGAAGACTTCACCGCGAACGTCATAACCATAGGCTGCGCTGAAGCTTGCTTCTGCAGTACCAATTGCTCCGTTATCAAAACGGACAGTCACCACTGCGGTGTCGAGGAAGCCAGTGCCAGCAGCTTCTGGAACGACGAGGCAATCAGCGTGAGCGGTTACTTCCACTGGGGTTGCGCCTGGGTTGAGGTAGCACAGCGCATCGAAATCGTGGATGAGGGTTTCCAGGAAGATGGTCCACTGAGGGATCTTGTTGGGGTCAGCGGTGAATGGTCCTGGATCGCGGGTCACGGAACGAAGCAGCTGTGGGGTGCCGATATCGCCTGCGTCAATGCGTGCGCGTGCTGCAGCGAAACCTGCCGCGAAACGACGATTGAAGCCCACCTGCAGGACAGTGTTTGCTTCGCGTGCTGCGTTGATGGCACGATCTGCGTCCTCGAGGGTGACGGCCATGGGCTTTTCCACAAACACGTGCTTGCCCGCTGCCGCTGCTTTGACCACGAGATCCGCGTGGGTTCGTGCTGGTGTAGCAATCAAAACCGCGTCAATGTCATCGCGGGTCAGGACGTCATCTGGGTTAGAGAACGCAACGGCGCCCAATTCATCAGCGAGGGTTTCTGCGTTGGGAGTTGGGTCAACGACGGCGACCAGTTCAGAGCCGATCACGTGGTTTGTGATCAGGCGTGCGTGATTTGATCCGATGCGTCCAGCACCGATGAGGGCAAGTTTGACTGACATTTTTCATCCTTCCAAGTTTTACTAGAACGTTCTACTATAACGTTCTAGTAGATACTAGATACCACCCATTGATGCCGTCAAGGGGTTTCCTGTAAAGATGTAAGAGATTAAGAAAAAGAGGTAGATATGGCGTCAAAGCGACCGACAATGGCTGATGTGGCAAAAGCTGCTGGAGTATCCACTGCGCTGGTCTCCATCGTGTTTCGCGATGCCCCCGGAGCAAGTGAATCCACCCGCAACCATGTGAAAGAAAAAGCCGCCGAACTCGGATACATTCCTGATCGACGAGCCCAAAAACTTCGCCAAAACCGCTCCGGACTCATCGGTGTGGCATTCGAAATGCACCAAGCATTCCACGGCGATATCGTCGAACACCTCTATCCCACCGCCCGAAAACATGGCTTCGACCTGTACCTTAGCGCGATCACACCGACTCGCACTGAAAAAGATGCCGTCAACGCCCTGATCAGGGAACGATGCGAAGCAGTAATTCTTCTAGGATCTCGCATGTCACCTAGTGATTTGGAAACAATCGCACAGCAACTTCCCGTCCAAGTAATTGCCCGCGGTTCCGGAACCCCCAAAGTCAGTTCCGTCCATGTCGACGACGCAGTTGGCGCCCAATTAGCCCTCAACCACCTCATCGAATTAGGCCACGAACACATCATCTACATCGATGGTGGCGACGCCCCTGGCACCCAGGAACGATCAGAAGTGTTCAAAGCGCACATTGATTCCTTCGCCGGCACCACCCGCATAGTCCCTGGTGGCAGCAGCGAAGCAGCAGGAGCCCAAGCAATCTCAGAGATTCTGGATTCCGGAACTGACGCCACCGCCATCCTCGCATTCAATGACCGAGTAGCCCTCGGCGTGCTCGACATCTTATGGCAGCGCGGCATCCACGTCCCCGAAGAAATCTCCGTGGTGGGATACGACAACTCAAGCCTTGCCAGCCTCGACCACATCGGCTTGACCACCATCGCGCAGGACTCCGAAGCAATCGCGGCGAAAGCCATTGATGTCACGATCAATCAGATCAACAATCACACCGAAACTTCTGCGGTGCTGACCCCAACATTGATCACACGGCGCACCACAGGCCCTCGGCCACAGAAGGCGATTTAAGAGGTCGAAAATACCGAAGGTGCACACCGTCTGGAGTTGCCAGTTCCAATCCTTTAGACGCGCATGGAGGCCTATGTATTTTTAGCGCAATTGGAGCTGGAATCGCTGAGTTTTCAGCTCGACCACACCAGGTGACCGAAAATCCTCCGGCGCATCGAATTCGGTCAAATAGTCTGGTCTGCCACAACAGGTCAGTGCGACCGCTGCGGAATCACCACGGGACGCCCATCAATAACCTCAACAATCACAGTGGCATCATAAATCTCCGAAATCCGCTGCGCGGTGAGCACTTCGGCTGCAGTGCCCTCGAAAACTTTGCGGCCACCATTCATCATGAGCACCCGATCGCCGTATTGCGCAGTCAGGGTGAGGTCATGCATCGCCGCGATCACGGTGAGGCCGAGTCGGTGCCGGATGGCGTCGATAAGCTCAAGCGTTTCCTGCGCATGGCCGATGTCAAGCGCGGAGGTCGGCTCGTCGAGAAGCACGATGCGCGGTTCTTGGGCGAGCGCGCGGGCAAGGCTGACGCGTTGACGCTCGCCGCCGGACAATTCGTCTAAGCCGCGGTCGCTGAAATGCTCCAATTTCAGATCAGCGAGGCACCGCTTCACGATCTCATCATCAGCACGCCCCGGCGCGTAACTGTGCGGATGACGCCCCAGCAGCACATAATCAAAAACGCTCAGACCTGCAGGAATAGTAGGATTCTGTGGCATGAGGGCCACGGTACGCGCGAAAAAGCGACGCTGCTTCGCAGCTTTAAGACCAAAAGCAAAATGCTTTTCGACGTCCCCCTCCCCCATTTTCAGCCTTCCCGATTCCAGTGACAGTACCTGAGCAAAAGCGTGCAGCAACGTACTCTTTCCGCAGCCGTTGGGACCTACGATATTAAGCCATTCCCCTTGTTCTACAAAGGTGCTCAACCCAGAAACCGCAGGTGTGGGCGCATGTGGGTGGCGAACCGTGATGTCTTCGCATTCAATGATCGCCACTTAAGCACTCCTTTTTGGAACTCGTTGTCTGCTGGTTCTGCGCAAAATAAATAAGAAGAACGGTGCGCCGAGTGCAGCTGTCACCACACCCACGGGAAGTTCCTGAGGAGCCATCAATGTTCGCCCTGCGGTATCTGCCAACACGAGGAAAATGGCACCCCATACGAAAGACAGTGGCAGTAAAATCCGATGCCCCGGGCCAACAATTAGGCGCAGGGCGTGCGGAACAATGATGCCCACAAACCCGATGAGACCGGAAATGGATACCACTGCAGCTGTACCAAGGGTTGCCACGATGACAATGCCAATGCGTACGAGGCCTGGATCGACGCCCAATGTGCGGGCTTCCACATCACCAACAGCCATCACGTCTAACAACCTGGCGCAGGACATGATCACGGCCGCGCATAGTCCCGCCACCACAGCCACGATGAAGATCGACATCCAGTTGGTGACATTGA from Corynebacterium glutamicum ATCC 13032 carries:
- a CDS encoding class I SAM-dependent methyltransferase gives rise to the protein MTTKPIIPESTHSAERAGGHWILARLGKKVLRPGGRETTQFLLENLSLTGATVVEFAPGLGVTARDILGKGPARYIGVDSDADACANVRAILPAGPHEVRNTNATDTGLESDSFDVVIGEAMLTMQTDKHKLELMREAARILKPGGLYGIHELSLVPDNVSTAVKEDIAKALARSIKVNARPITVPEWAALAREAGFDVINIRQADMALLSLKRNLKDEGLKGVFTIVRNVISQPDLRKRVLGMRKTFTEHKDHLGAVGIILQKRAQ
- a CDS encoding hydroxypyruvate isomerase family protein, coding for MTFKLAACAEMIYQDLPFEERVKTISDQGFLVEIWDWSTKDIDALVATGAEFSSMTGYLRGDLITEQGRAELLATASESLAVAEKLNCPRLNLHGTGLGPQGLPVTPIEVVTPEMWLYAAETLRQIAELGERAGKVFVLENLNLAVDHPGTPFAKATDTLALVKAVNHPNLRLNLDLYHAQIGEGNLIELLREAQPFIGEIQVADVPGRMEPGTGEINYQGVAKALAAMGYDGVIGMEAWASGDSSDALQALKSAFTV
- a CDS encoding LacI family DNA-binding transcriptional regulator, with the protein product MASKRPTMADVAKAAGVSTALVSIVFRDAPGASESTRNHVKEKAAELGYIPDRRAQKLRQNRSGLIGVAFEMHQAFHGDIVEHLYPTARKHGFDLYLSAITPTRTEKDAVNALIRERCEAVILLGSRMSPSDLETIAQQLPVQVIARGSGTPKVSSVHVDDAVGAQLALNHLIELGHEHIIYIDGGDAPGTQERSEVFKAHIDSFAGTTRIVPGGSSEAAGAQAISEILDSGTDATAILAFNDRVALGVLDILWQRGIHVPEEISVVGYDNSSLASLDHIGLTTIAQDSEAIAAKAIDVTINQINNHTETSAVLTPTLITRRTTGPRPQKAI
- a CDS encoding ABC transporter ATP-binding protein, with translation MAIIECEDITVRHPHAPTPAVSGLSTFVEQGEWLNIVGPNGCGKSTLLHAFAQVLSLESGRLKMGEGDVEKHFAFGLKAAKQRRFFARTVALMPQNPTIPAGLSVFDYVLLGRHPHSYAPGRADDEIVKRCLADLKLEHFSDRGLDELSGGERQRVSLARALAQEPRIVLLDEPTSALDIGHAQETLELIDAIRHRLGLTVIAAMHDLTLTAQYGDRVLMMNGGRKVFEGTAAEVLTAQRISEIYDATVIVEVIDGRPVVIPQRSH
- a CDS encoding Gfo/Idh/MocA family oxidoreductase — translated: MSVKLALIGAGRIGSNHARLITNHVIGSELVAVVDPTPNAETLADELGAVAFSNPDDVLTRDDIDAVLIATPARTHADLVVKAAAAGKHVFVEKPMAVTLEDADRAINAAREANTVLQVGFNRRFAAGFAAARARIDAGDIGTPQLLRSVTRDPGPFTADPNKIPQWTIFLETLIHDFDALCYLNPGATPVEVTAHADCLVVPEAAGTGFLDTAVVTVRFDNGAIGTAEASFSAAYGYDVRGEVFGSKGMMTAGDARATNMTFYGAEGIAAATSRADTDLLSDAYRAEFQAFVDSIRTNTPSKVPGEAARTALLIALGAIRSVETGATINLAESIEV
- a CDS encoding TetR/AcrR family transcriptional regulator — translated: MLAIVQLSKESIIGAAVSILSEFGLSDMTMRRVAKQLNVAPGALYWHFKNKQELIDATSRYLLAPVLGRNDEQRASISAQETCAEMRSLMMQTKDGAEVISAALSNQQLRQELESLISDSLKEPNEVGAFTLLHFVVGAVLTEQTQLQMHEFTAGAGDDTQENPADANFEERFNQGIEIILVGLDALGHIR
- the glgX gene encoding glycogen debranching protein GlgX; protein product: MTSTIEHSYQVWPGHAYPLGSTYDGAGTNFALFSDVAERVELCLLDADNNETRIPLEERDAHIWHCYLPGVQPGQRYGFRVHGPWNPDEGKRCDANKLLVDPYARAFDGDFDGHPSLFSYDITNPNDPNGRNTEDSIDHTMKSVVVNPFFDWGNDRAPRIPYNETVIYEAHVKGMTMTHPDVPEELRGTYAGLAHPTIIQYLSDLGVTAIELMPVHQFLQDDRLRDLGMRNYWGYNSFGFFAPYNDYAANKNPGGAVAEFKGLVRSYHEAGLEVILDVVYNHTAEGNHMGPTIAFRGIDNEAYYRLVEGDRRHYMDYTGTGNSLNVRDPHSLQLIMDSLRYWVTEMHVDGFRFDLASTLAREFDDVDRLATFFDLVQQDPVVSQVKLIAEPWDVGEGGYQVGNFPPLWTEWNGKYRDTVRDFWRGEPATLGEFASRLTGSSDLYANNGRRPTASINFVTAHDGFTLNDLVSYNEKHNMANGEDGRDGESHNRSWNCGVEGPTDDPEIMQLRAQQRRNFLTTLLLSQGTPMLSHGDEMARTQNGNNNVYCQDNELAWVNWDQAEENADLVSFTRRLLRIRANHPVFRRRQFLAGGPLGADVRDRDIAWLVPNGTLMTQDDWDFAFGKSLQVFFNGDAIEEPDYRGQKIHDDSFILMFNAHFEPIDFNLPPEHFGMKWKLLVDTTEAVGHPLEDLTIEAGGTITVPARSTMLLRQVEAPDYTKLEEKIAAEKREQELAAEKEAAEKRELELAAAKEAEDAAEALHLAAERASTQEAELAHQHGADAIADEVAEEPQELPQDEVAAEVETEPDTEPDTESDSEQAEVASEEPEADEEEK